Proteins encoded in a region of the Phycisphaerae bacterium genome:
- a CDS encoding zf-HC2 domain-containing protein, producing MSCHKAVHIHAYHDGEASSDEKLAVEAHLHECSECRNLLADLQGLSRMLRACFLEEPPPGLVNRLELASRSAQDRDVRRLAGWMTAAAAAVLAITLAGYPNRQVEAASRTGTWELAAVMPPIQPSDDAATETVEVARWMVADLSAPASGEEPR from the coding sequence ATGAGCTGCCACAAGGCCGTCCACATCCATGCCTACCACGACGGCGAAGCGTCGTCAGACGAGAAGCTGGCCGTGGAAGCCCATCTGCACGAGTGCTCGGAATGCCGCAACCTCCTCGCGGATCTGCAAGGACTATCCCGTATGCTCCGCGCGTGCTTCCTGGAGGAACCCCCCCCCGGCCTGGTCAACAGATTGGAGTTGGCCTCGCGCTCCGCTCAGGATCGTGACGTCAGACGACTGGCGGGCTGGATGACGGCGGCGGCCGCCGCGGTCCTGGCGATCACCCTCGCCGGCTACCCGAATAGGCAAGTGGAAGCCGCCAGCCGAACCGGAACGTGGGAGTTGGCCGCGGTCATGCCCCCCATCCAGCCAAGCGACGACGCCGCAACGGAGACAGTCGAGGTCGCCCGCTGGATGGTGGCCGACCTCTCTGCTCCCGCCTCGGGGGAGGAACCGCGATGA
- a CDS encoding general secretion pathway protein GspK: protein MTTLPAQHRWPPTQRRGSVLIVAIVLVFTLASVTLALCRSMRVEIIASANHAAILQASAIEHGAEQYLLAVLTEESSDLSGLTEDYFAAVPVGDGYFWILRPDYGDSFMPVFGMIDESAKLNLNTATYDQLMMLPCMTDDVATAIIDWRDEDSDLTQGGAENEYYLSLADPYYCKNAPFESVEELLLVRGTLWELLYGEGQPLPMGSASLFSMSGSSMLDDVWLRRGIYDLLTIYSNEPSTSSSGGQKISLTDPNQRSQLRDLLRTQLGSSRGDQAANALGSGPLRDIFDLYFQAQLTADELALITDSVTSGGSARGRINVNTAPREILLTLDGLDTSDVDKLVSQRRSLTTTQSTSIAWVADALGQKAVGLGNRITGRGYQYAAYVLAVSGNGRAFKQVRVVIDASGTTPQIVYRRDITDRGWLMEPEILASLRAGEGLGMWSGVSGSALGGSLR, encoded by the coding sequence ATGACGACTCTCCCTGCCCAGCACCGATGGCCACCTACCCAGCGCCGGGGCAGCGTCCTCATCGTGGCCATCGTCCTGGTCTTCACCCTGGCCAGCGTGACCCTGGCCCTGTGCCGCTCCATGCGCGTCGAAATCATCGCCTCCGCCAACCACGCGGCTATCCTCCAGGCATCCGCGATCGAACACGGAGCCGAACAGTATCTCCTGGCAGTCCTTACCGAGGAGAGCAGCGACTTGTCCGGCCTGACCGAGGACTACTTCGCGGCCGTCCCCGTCGGCGACGGGTACTTCTGGATTCTCCGTCCCGACTACGGCGACAGCTTCATGCCCGTCTTCGGCATGATCGATGAATCCGCCAAGCTCAACCTCAATACCGCAACCTATGACCAGCTCATGATGCTGCCGTGCATGACCGACGACGTCGCCACGGCCATCATCGATTGGCGCGACGAGGACAGCGACCTCACCCAGGGCGGAGCCGAAAACGAATACTACCTGTCCCTGGCCGACCCCTACTACTGTAAGAACGCTCCCTTTGAGAGTGTCGAGGAACTCTTGCTGGTTCGCGGCACCTTGTGGGAACTGCTCTACGGCGAAGGCCAGCCCCTGCCCATGGGCTCGGCATCCCTCTTCTCCATGTCCGGCTCGTCCATGCTCGACGATGTCTGGCTGCGCCGCGGCATCTACGATCTGCTGACTATCTACAGCAACGAGCCCAGCACGTCATCAAGCGGCGGCCAGAAGATCAGCCTCACCGACCCCAATCAGCGAAGCCAGCTCCGCGATCTGCTCCGCACCCAGCTGGGCTCCTCGCGCGGCGACCAGGCGGCCAACGCCCTCGGGAGCGGCCCACTCCGGGACATCTTCGACCTCTACTTCCAGGCCCAGCTGACCGCCGACGAACTGGCCCTCATCACCGATAGCGTGACTTCGGGCGGCTCCGCCCGCGGCCGGATCAACGTCAATACCGCCCCTCGAGAGATCCTCCTGACCCTCGACGGCCTCGACACCTCCGACGTCGACAAGCTGGTATCCCAGCGCCGCAGCCTGACCACCACCCAGTCCACGTCCATTGCCTGGGTCGCCGACGCCCTCGGACAGAAGGCCGTCGGCCTGGGCAACCGCATCACCGGACGAGGCTACCAGTATGCCGCTTACGTCCTCGCAGTGAGCGGCAACGGGCGGGCGTTCAAACAGGTCCGCGTCGTGATCGATGCGAGCGGCACGACACCCCAGATCGTCTATCGCCGCGATATCACCGATCGCGGCTGGTTGATGGAACCGGAAATCCTCGCTTCACTTCGTGCCGGCGAAGGCCTGGGTATGTGGTCCGGCGTCTCCGGTTCGGCCCTCGGAGGCTCTCTACGATGA
- the gspD gene encoding type II secretion system secretin GspD, with the protein MRRNRRLIVVLSLACGIVPALTGYVSQAQTPVAADRQAAEPLTSPGGSAPTPQTAPASQAGAASQPASATRPATQPTAPPPPPTSRNNSGPHIIVQPGGGLLLNFVDASITSVLDELSSIAGFIVVKETTLEGRVTLVSKQAVRPADAISLLNTVMKNAGYAAIQQGRILKIVQREKAKKANIPVRTGSDPAQIEPTDELITQVIPVSYADAAQLRQDLQPLISADADVTANASSNTIVVTDTAANIRRLVEIISSLDTHLAGTSEVKVFQLKYASAANAARLINEVFGSQGQSGSRSGSGGFGGFGGFGGGPGGFGGGPGGFGGFGGRGGFGGDRGGGSRSSQGGTRSTARLSASSDDRTNTLVVTGPTDTLQIVAQVVKELDANPASDDTVFVYRLKNAVAINIEPVVNSLFNGTYTGSRASTSALSGTRSTGMTNRNTRTGGTRSATGSSRSGSFGSSGGFGSGGGFGSSGFGSSFGGTSRFGSGFGGGFGGFGGFSSAAMGTAARLADQVSVIADPDTNSLLVRTNPKNYEQVKLVLAELDRAVAQVLIKVLIAEVTHDNSLDIGAEFSVLNIRANGLGQTYADNFGVGSQTTGVVVKILETDYTAVIHALETAGKLDVLSRPYILASDNQLASITVGQEVPFITNTRLTDTGQTINTIEYGDIGILLDVIPHINPEGLVILDVAPEISALTGTTVPISETVSAPVFAKRSAQTRVGIRSGQTVVIGGLMEDRQTETINKIPLLGDIPLLGEAFKRRENKKSKTELLIFLTPHVAAQPDYLKPMSQDELEGSKLVPGAVYPGAFDEHMQGLQRGGGAATQPAAPAKEK; encoded by the coding sequence ATGCGTCGCAATCGCCGTCTGATCGTGGTCCTGTCACTGGCCTGCGGAATCGTGCCGGCACTCACCGGGTACGTCTCACAGGCCCAAACCCCCGTGGCCGCCGACCGTCAGGCCGCTGAACCACTCACCTCACCCGGCGGGTCGGCACCCACCCCTCAGACGGCCCCGGCCAGTCAGGCCGGCGCTGCCTCCCAGCCCGCGTCAGCCACCCGGCCTGCCACCCAGCCGACCGCCCCTCCCCCTCCGCCCACCTCCCGCAACAACAGCGGACCGCACATCATCGTGCAGCCGGGAGGCGGGCTCCTGCTCAACTTCGTGGACGCCTCCATCACCTCCGTCCTCGATGAGCTTTCCTCCATCGCCGGCTTCATCGTCGTCAAGGAGACAACCCTCGAAGGCCGAGTCACCCTGGTCAGCAAACAGGCCGTACGCCCGGCCGACGCGATCTCCCTCCTCAACACGGTCATGAAGAACGCCGGCTACGCCGCCATCCAGCAGGGCCGCATCCTCAAAATCGTTCAACGCGAAAAGGCCAAAAAGGCCAATATCCCAGTCCGCACCGGCTCCGATCCCGCACAGATCGAGCCCACCGATGAACTCATCACCCAGGTCATCCCGGTCAGCTACGCCGATGCCGCCCAGCTCCGCCAGGACCTCCAGCCCCTCATCAGCGCGGACGCCGATGTGACCGCCAACGCGTCCAGCAACACCATCGTCGTCACCGATACCGCCGCCAACATCCGACGCCTCGTCGAGATCATCAGCTCCCTGGATACCCACCTGGCAGGAACCAGCGAAGTCAAGGTCTTCCAACTCAAGTACGCCAGCGCCGCTAACGCCGCCCGACTGATCAACGAAGTCTTCGGCAGCCAGGGACAGAGCGGGAGCCGCAGCGGCTCCGGCGGGTTCGGTGGATTCGGCGGGTTCGGCGGCGGCCCCGGCGGATTCGGCGGCGGCCCCGGCGGATTCGGCGGATTCGGCGGACGCGGCGGATTCGGCGGCGACCGCGGGGGTGGCAGCCGATCCTCCCAGGGCGGCACACGCTCAACCGCCCGCCTCTCCGCCTCTTCCGACGACCGTACCAATACCTTGGTCGTGACCGGTCCGACCGATACCCTCCAGATCGTCGCCCAAGTGGTCAAGGAACTCGACGCCAATCCGGCTTCCGACGACACCGTCTTTGTCTACCGCCTCAAGAACGCCGTGGCCATCAACATCGAACCGGTCGTCAACAGCCTGTTCAACGGCACCTACACCGGCAGCCGAGCATCCACAAGCGCCCTCTCCGGAACCCGCTCGACCGGTATGACTAACCGCAACACCCGAACCGGCGGTACCCGCAGCGCCACCGGAAGCAGCCGGTCCGGCTCCTTTGGCTCCAGCGGTGGTTTCGGCTCGGGCGGCGGCTTTGGCTCCAGCGGCTTCGGATCGAGCTTCGGCGGCACCAGCCGGTTCGGCAGCGGCTTCGGCGGCGGTTTCGGCGGCTTCGGCGGCTTCTCTTCCGCAGCCATGGGCACCGCCGCCCGCCTGGCCGACCAGGTTTCCGTCATCGCGGATCCGGATACTAACTCGCTCCTCGTTCGCACCAACCCGAAGAACTACGAGCAGGTCAAACTGGTGCTCGCCGAACTCGACCGGGCCGTCGCCCAGGTCCTCATCAAGGTCCTCATTGCGGAGGTCACTCACGACAACAGCCTCGACATCGGGGCCGAATTCTCCGTGCTCAACATCCGGGCAAACGGCCTGGGACAGACCTACGCGGACAACTTCGGCGTCGGCAGCCAAACCACCGGCGTGGTCGTCAAAATCCTCGAAACCGACTACACCGCCGTGATCCACGCCTTGGAGACCGCCGGCAAGCTCGACGTCCTCTCCCGACCCTACATCCTCGCTTCCGACAACCAGCTCGCCAGTATCACCGTGGGCCAGGAGGTCCCCTTCATCACCAATACCCGCCTCACCGACACCGGCCAGACCATCAACACCATCGAATACGGCGATATCGGCATCCTGCTCGACGTCATTCCGCACATCAATCCCGAAGGGCTGGTCATCCTCGACGTCGCCCCCGAGATCTCCGCCCTCACCGGCACCACCGTCCCCATCTCCGAGACCGTCTCCGCCCCGGTCTTCGCCAAGCGCTCCGCCCAGACTCGCGTCGGAATCCGCAGCGGCCAGACCGTGGTCATCGGCGGCCTCATGGAAGACCGCCAGACCGAGACAATCAACAAGATCCCGCTGCTCGGCGACATCCCCCTGCTGGGTGAAGCCTTCAAACGCCGAGAAAACAAGAAGAGCAAGACCGAGCTGCTCATCTTCCTGACACCCCATGTGGCCGCGCAGCCGGACTACCTCAAGCCCATGTCGCAAGACGAACTGGAAGGCAGTAAACTGGTACCCGGCGCGGTCTACCCGGGCGCCTTCGACGAGCACATGCAGGGGCTGCAACGCGGCGGCGGCGCCGCCACCCAGCCCGCAGCGCCCGCCAAGGAGAAATGA
- the gspG gene encoding type II secretion system major pseudopilin GspG — protein sequence MRTTYHLNGPRHSAGRHAARAFTLVELLLVLVILAVLAMVVVPKFTGRSEQARVTAARTDIANLETALDAFEVDCGRFPTSEEGLRVLLEPPAGVQNWRGPYIKRQMPTDPWGNPYVYRYPGAHNQGSYDLCSAGPDGREGGDNDISNW from the coding sequence ATGAGAACAACGTATCACCTGAACGGACCAAGGCATTCGGCCGGCCGGCACGCGGCCAGGGCATTCACCCTGGTCGAACTGCTGCTTGTGCTGGTGATCCTCGCGGTCCTGGCCATGGTCGTCGTCCCGAAGTTCACCGGCCGATCCGAACAGGCCCGCGTCACCGCCGCCAGAACCGACATCGCCAACCTGGAAACGGCGCTCGACGCCTTCGAGGTGGACTGCGGCCGGTTCCCCACCTCGGAGGAAGGGCTCCGCGTGCTGCTCGAGCCTCCCGCGGGCGTTCAGAACTGGCGCGGCCCGTACATCAAACGCCAAATGCCCACCGACCCGTGGGGCAATCCCTATGTGTACCGGTACCCCGGCGCCCACAACCAGGGCAGCTACGACCTCTGCTCGGCCGGACCCGACGGGCGCGAGGGCGGCGATAACGATATCTCCAACTGGTAG
- a CDS encoding type II/IV secretion system protein — protein MSKLVASMQEKGLLNPVTAGRVQALVAEGTPIEEAVLAADGVSEEALLHFLADAFDIPYIDSEQLERRPPPKEFLAGFPARLLLGHRILPIEQRDGVTLVATSRLSDTTALDELRLACGHDLALALAPSAEIDRCLKKTLGVGADTLQSLTADADSVLQVIDTEEDEDLDLANAALDSSIIKFVNQILTEAVDARATDVHIEPFEEQLRIRYRIDGVLQESNVPESVRRFHAAIVSRIKILSHLDIAEKRLPQDGRIKLKISGREIDVRVSIIPMIHGEAVVLRILDRGDAMLGTEHLGMALPDRNRFDQILEMPHGIVLVTGPTGSGKTTTLYAALSKINDIERKIITVEDPVEYQLRGVNQIQVSIKTGLTFAAGLRAILRHDPDVVLVGEIRDLETAEIAVQASLTGHLVFSTLHTNDAPGAATRLVDMGLEPYLVASSLEVVVAQRLVRVICQQCKQTVSPEETAQARMQFGTLISGTLYKGAGCRRCQGTGFRGRQGIFEMMAISDDIRSLILQRAPSHELRKVATHQGMRSLRDDGWRIVAEGRTTIDEVLRNTKDEEATMMGFTTGAESGRHG, from the coding sequence GTGTCCAAGCTCGTCGCCAGCATGCAGGAAAAGGGGCTTCTCAACCCGGTGACCGCCGGGCGCGTTCAAGCCCTGGTCGCCGAGGGGACGCCGATCGAGGAAGCGGTTCTCGCCGCGGACGGCGTCAGCGAGGAGGCCTTGCTCCACTTCCTCGCTGACGCCTTCGATATCCCCTATATCGATTCCGAACAGCTCGAGCGCCGGCCACCCCCCAAGGAATTCCTCGCGGGCTTCCCCGCCAGACTCCTCCTCGGACACCGCATCCTGCCGATCGAGCAGCGCGATGGGGTCACCCTCGTCGCAACCAGCCGCCTCAGCGACACCACCGCCCTCGACGAACTCCGCCTGGCCTGCGGGCACGATCTGGCCCTGGCTCTGGCACCCTCCGCCGAGATCGACCGCTGCCTGAAAAAGACCCTCGGCGTCGGGGCCGATACCCTCCAGAGCCTCACCGCCGATGCGGACAGCGTCCTTCAGGTCATCGATACCGAGGAAGACGAGGACCTGGATCTCGCCAACGCCGCCCTCGATTCCTCAATCATCAAGTTCGTCAACCAGATCCTCACCGAGGCCGTTGATGCCCGGGCTACCGACGTCCACATCGAGCCCTTCGAGGAACAACTTCGCATCCGCTACCGGATCGACGGCGTGCTCCAGGAATCCAACGTGCCCGAGTCCGTCCGCCGGTTCCACGCCGCCATCGTGTCGCGCATCAAGATCCTCAGCCACCTCGACATCGCCGAGAAACGCCTGCCCCAGGACGGCCGGATCAAGCTCAAAATCTCCGGACGCGAAATCGATGTGCGCGTGTCGATCATCCCCATGATCCACGGCGAGGCAGTCGTACTCCGTATCTTGGACCGGGGCGACGCCATGCTGGGAACCGAACACCTGGGCATGGCCCTGCCCGACCGGAATCGTTTCGATCAGATCCTGGAGATGCCCCACGGCATCGTCCTGGTCACCGGCCCGACCGGATCGGGTAAGACCACCACCCTGTACGCCGCACTCTCCAAGATCAACGACATCGAACGTAAAATCATCACCGTCGAAGACCCCGTCGAGTATCAGCTCCGGGGCGTGAACCAGATCCAGGTGTCCATCAAGACCGGCCTGACCTTCGCCGCGGGCCTGCGAGCCATCCTGCGACACGACCCGGACGTCGTGCTCGTGGGCGAAATCCGCGACCTCGAAACCGCCGAGATCGCCGTACAGGCCTCACTGACCGGCCACCTGGTCTTCTCCACCCTGCACACCAACGACGCCCCGGGCGCCGCCACCCGTCTGGTCGACATGGGCCTCGAACCCTATCTGGTCGCTTCCTCGCTCGAGGTCGTGGTCGCTCAGCGCCTCGTCCGCGTGATCTGCCAGCAGTGCAAGCAGACCGTATCACCCGAGGAGACCGCCCAGGCCCGAATGCAATTCGGCACCCTGATCTCCGGCACACTCTACAAGGGCGCCGGATGCCGCCGCTGCCAGGGAACAGGCTTCCGCGGCCGCCAGGGCATCTTCGAGATGATGGCCATCAGTGACGACATCCGCTCACTCATCCTGCAACGCGCTCCTTCGCACGAACTCCGCAAAGTCGCCACGCACCAGGGCATGCGCAGCCTCCGCGACGACGGCTGGCGCATCGTCGCCGAAGGCCGCACCACCATCGATGAAGTCCTCCGCAACACCAAGGACGAAGAGGCAACCATGATGGGCTTCACCACCGGCGCCGAAAGCGGGAGGCATGGCTAA
- a CDS encoding prepilin-type N-terminal cleavage/methylation domain-containing protein produces the protein MTRRRPPRGFTLLELVLVMMIVCITLAMAAPSLRGWSKGSRLHDEVDAFVAVTRLARTQAVTTSKPHRLFIDPATATYQLRVQEGEEFIPLESGFGRPFELPQGYRIELRTTPESAESFIPFYPTGRTQPAQVRITSELGEMVDIQCASPAESFEILLGGAVP, from the coding sequence ATGACGCGTCGCAGACCCCCTCGTGGCTTCACCCTTCTCGAACTGGTCCTGGTGATGATGATCGTATGCATCACCCTGGCCATGGCCGCTCCATCCCTGCGCGGCTGGAGCAAAGGGTCGCGACTCCACGACGAGGTCGACGCGTTCGTCGCCGTCACCCGCCTGGCCCGGACCCAGGCGGTCACCACCAGCAAGCCCCACCGCCTGTTCATCGATCCGGCAACCGCCACCTACCAGCTCAGGGTCCAGGAAGGCGAGGAGTTCATCCCCCTCGAGTCCGGCTTCGGTCGCCCGTTCGAACTGCCTCAGGGCTATCGCATCGAGCTGCGCACCACCCCTGAATCCGCCGAGAGCTTCATCCCCTTCTACCCGACGGGACGCACCCAGCCGGCCCAGGTGCGGATCACCTCCGAACTCGGCGAAATGGTGGACATCCAATGCGCCTCCCCGGCGGAAAGCTTCGAGATCCTTCTGGGAGGGGCAGTGCCATGA
- a CDS encoding prepilin-type N-terminal cleavage/methylation domain-containing protein produces the protein MMRRQEPSQGFTLLEVTVALAMMAMMALSMYASMGVCMKARRSAMAAVQPVRAATIAMELICRDLESILPPTGILSGPFLGVRQMGATGDADYLDFYSLGSDDDELMPEGIHHIELGLRTDVTPQVLVRHVTRNLLARTAVDPEEEILCREVRSLSLRYFDGANWLEEWDSTAIGDVLPAAIMVQIELEDGVTPSTEITPNRAMRIIPLACAKPAEATTGGSLQ, from the coding sequence ATGATGCGGCGGCAAGAACCATCCCAAGGCTTCACCCTGCTGGAGGTCACCGTGGCCCTGGCCATGATGGCCATGATGGCCCTCTCCATGTACGCCAGCATGGGCGTCTGCATGAAAGCCCGCCGCAGCGCCATGGCCGCAGTCCAGCCGGTGCGGGCAGCCACCATCGCCATGGAACTCATCTGCCGGGACCTCGAGTCCATCCTGCCACCCACCGGTATCCTCTCCGGCCCGTTCCTCGGCGTGCGGCAGATGGGCGCCACCGGCGACGCCGATTACCTTGATTTCTACTCCCTCGGCTCCGACGACGACGAACTCATGCCCGAGGGAATCCACCACATCGAGCTCGGCTTGCGCACCGACGTCACCCCCCAAGTCCTGGTCCGCCACGTAACCCGCAATCTCCTCGCTCGGACCGCGGTCGACCCCGAGGAGGAGATCCTCTGCCGCGAGGTCCGCTCCCTCTCGCTTCGCTACTTCGACGGGGCGAATTGGCTCGAAGAATGGGATTCGACCGCCATCGGCGACGTCCTGCCAGCCGCGATCATGGTCCAGATCGAGCTCGAGGACGGAGTCACCCCTTCAACCGAAATCACCCCCAACCGTGCCATGCGGATCATACCCCTGGCCTGCGCCAAGCCGGCCGAGGCCACCACCGGAGGGTCACTGCAATGA
- a CDS encoding sigma-70 family RNA polymerase sigma factor has protein sequence MPNDQELLRSAGQGDQAAFRELLSRHARYLYGIAHGLTRNPADAEDLVQETWIGALRSTFRGEASVRTWLVRILVRQAAAMRRSRERSKWRLILPWFSARQRDTETDGESSMEPAASPTTSSSEARMDLSHMLETLSPEHREVIVLRELEGMSYEQIAAELRVPRGTVESRLHRAREQLRARFKGYGS, from the coding sequence GTGCCGAATGATCAGGAGTTGCTGCGCAGCGCCGGCCAGGGCGACCAAGCGGCGTTCCGCGAGCTTCTCAGCCGTCATGCACGCTATCTGTACGGTATCGCCCATGGTCTCACGCGAAATCCGGCCGATGCCGAAGACCTGGTGCAGGAAACATGGATCGGAGCCCTCCGGTCAACTTTTCGAGGCGAAGCGTCCGTACGTACCTGGCTGGTTCGCATCCTGGTGCGGCAAGCCGCGGCCATGCGGCGATCCAGGGAGCGATCCAAATGGCGACTGATCTTGCCGTGGTTCTCAGCCCGGCAACGCGACACCGAAACCGACGGGGAGAGTTCGATGGAACCGGCGGCATCGCCCACCACCTCCAGCAGCGAGGCGCGAATGGACCTGTCGCACATGCTGGAAACACTGTCGCCAGAGCACCGGGAAGTCATCGTGCTCCGCGAACTCGAGGGGATGAGCTACGAGCAAATCGCGGCCGAGCTTCGCGTGCCACGCGGCACGGTGGAATCGCGGCTGCATCGAGCCCGGGAACAACTGAGAGCACGATTCAAGGGCTATGGGTCGTAA
- a CDS encoding Spy/CpxP family protein refolding chaperone, giving the protein MTRLTVVIGFLVAFIAGLMVGMERRPAPSTAWPASTQPSRPPRGWWAAELNLTSTQQEQMRQIWLEAARFGGREQEERRRQYRQARDNAIVALIRPEDAAKHEQILKDYAEQTAALDREWRNSYDQAVERTKSILTPEQREQYEMFLKRHPPGPTGRGEWDRGPRGDRDKGGRGREHGRPQDDDRATSRPESGRSE; this is encoded by the coding sequence ATGACCCGACTCACCGTTGTCATCGGTTTTCTGGTGGCGTTCATCGCCGGCCTGATGGTCGGCATGGAGCGGCGGCCCGCACCTTCCACTGCCTGGCCGGCATCGACCCAACCTTCGCGGCCGCCTCGGGGTTGGTGGGCGGCCGAACTTAACCTGACCTCCACCCAGCAGGAACAGATGCGCCAAATCTGGCTGGAGGCCGCCCGGTTCGGCGGCCGGGAGCAGGAGGAACGGCGAAGACAGTATCGCCAGGCCCGCGATAACGCCATTGTCGCCCTGATCCGCCCCGAAGACGCCGCTAAGCACGAGCAGATCCTCAAGGACTACGCCGAGCAGACCGCAGCCCTGGATCGTGAGTGGCGAAACTCCTACGACCAGGCGGTCGAGCGAACCAAGAGCATTCTCACGCCCGAACAGCGCGAGCAATACGAGATGTTTCTCAAGCGCCATCCACCCGGTCCAACCGGCCGGGGCGAGTGGGACCGGGGTCCCCGTGGCGATCGAGACAAGGGGGGACGAGGACGGGAACACGGCCGACCACAGGACGATGACCGCGCGACGTCACGACCTGAATCGGGCCGTTCGGAGTAA
- a CDS encoding type II secretion system F family protein, with amino-acid sequence MAVFAYTALDRKGQRLSGNLPADSRAAALDQLLGKGLSPVSIDEQRSEAAAARAETRSTSTRVPQSAVESFTRELANLLAGGLPLSRALHLVRREAAHPAAKNVWSRIHDDVVSGASLADALTRWPAAFSSVYIAMIRAGEAGGFLHVVLQQIADFRTHEQELKGKVKAAMVYPCVLGTLATGVLIFLMTYFIPTFSGIFGEFGGKLPMLTQIIVGASSWIMKYGLVVAVGVVLFVVAMKRLAASEAGQRFLERVKLGTPLVGKVAARFALVRFCRMLGTLAGAGVPLVASLRVAKEALGNRTLSDAIAQATEEVQRGAPLSRSLANTPQLFPPSVIEMIAVAEETGRMDKELVRISIAYETDLDRNLRMLVALAEPALLFIMASLIGTVVVGMLLPIFSLQDLIH; translated from the coding sequence ATGGCCGTCTTCGCCTACACCGCGCTGGACCGGAAGGGCCAGCGACTGTCGGGGAACCTCCCGGCCGACAGCCGGGCCGCCGCCCTCGACCAGCTCTTGGGCAAGGGCCTCTCTCCTGTCAGCATCGATGAACAGCGGTCCGAGGCGGCCGCCGCCCGCGCCGAGACTCGCTCCACCTCCACCCGCGTGCCCCAGTCGGCGGTCGAGTCCTTCACCCGCGAACTGGCCAACCTGCTCGCCGGCGGACTGCCACTCTCGCGAGCCCTGCACCTGGTACGCCGCGAGGCCGCACACCCCGCCGCCAAGAACGTGTGGTCGCGAATCCACGACGACGTGGTCAGCGGAGCTTCCTTGGCCGACGCCCTGACCCGATGGCCGGCCGCCTTCTCCTCCGTGTACATCGCCATGATCCGGGCCGGAGAGGCGGGCGGCTTCCTCCATGTCGTCCTCCAGCAGATCGCCGATTTCCGCACCCACGAGCAGGAACTCAAGGGCAAGGTCAAGGCCGCCATGGTCTATCCCTGCGTGCTCGGCACCCTGGCCACCGGCGTACTCATCTTCCTGATGACATACTTCATCCCCACCTTCTCGGGCATCTTCGGCGAGTTCGGCGGCAAGCTGCCTATGCTCACCCAGATCATCGTCGGAGCCAGCAGTTGGATCATGAAATACGGCCTCGTCGTGGCCGTCGGCGTGGTTCTGTTCGTCGTGGCGATGAAACGCCTGGCCGCCAGTGAGGCGGGCCAGCGCTTCCTGGAACGCGTCAAGCTGGGAACACCACTCGTCGGCAAGGTCGCCGCCCGGTTTGCACTGGTGCGGTTCTGCCGCATGCTGGGTACACTGGCCGGCGCGGGCGTCCCCCTCGTCGCCTCACTGCGGGTCGCCAAGGAGGCCCTGGGCAACCGGACACTGTCCGACGCCATCGCCCAGGCGACCGAGGAAGTGCAGCGCGGGGCACCTCTGAGCCGCAGCCTGGCCAACACCCCCCAACTGTTCCCGCCCTCGGTCATCGAGATGATCGCGGTCGCCGAGGAAACCGGGCGGATGGACAAGGAACTGGTCCGCATCTCGATCGCCTATGAAACCGACCTGGACCGCAACCTGCGCATGCTGGTGGCCCTGGCCGAACCGGCTCTGCTGTTCATCATGGCTTCGCTGATCGGCACGGTGGTGGTCGGCATGCTGCTGCCGATCTTCAGCCTGCAGGATTTGATCCATTGA